From a region of the Betta splendens chromosome 5, fBetSpl5.4, whole genome shotgun sequence genome:
- the barx1 gene encoding homeobox protein BarH-like 1, producing MQRHLDMGAHYYPPDVHPDHRTHRYRSFMIEEILTDHPEHKASAPTGELLKFGVQALLSGRPFHNQLVLKAEQAALLKFPMSPLSCSLGPPLGPPLLSAAQGLQVGAASHHLPLDLHLRGKLEHGADASSKAKKGRRSRTVFTELQLMGLEKRFEKQKYLSTPDRIDLAESLGLSQLQVKTWYQNRRMKWKKIVLQGGGLESPTKPKGRPKKNSIPSSEQLCEQERSAADADHQSEGGSAHLENTQEE from the exons ATGCAGCGTCATTTGGACATGGGGGCACATTACTATCCTCCCGACGTCCATCCAGATCACAGGACTCACCGCTACAGGAGTTTCATGATAGAGGAGATCCTGACCGATCACCCGGAGCACAAAGCCTCGGCTCCGACGGGGGAGCTCCTCAAATTCGGAGTCCAAGCGCTGCTGTCCGGTCGGCCTTTTCACAACCAACTGG TGCTCAAAGCCGAGCAGGCCGCGCTCCTCAAGTTCCCCATGTCCCCGCTGTCCTGCTCGCTGGGCCCCCCGCTGGGCCCCCCGCTGCTGTCCGCGGCGCAGGGCCTGCAGGTCGGCGCGGCGTCCCACCACCTCCCGCTGGACCTGCACCTCCGCGGGAAGCTGGAGCACGGAGCCGACGCAAGCAGCAAAGCCAAGAAGGGCCGTCGGAGCCGCACCGTGTTCACCGAGCTGCAGCTCATGGGTCTGGAGAAGCGCTTCGAGAAGCAGAAGTATCTGTCCACGCCGGACAG AATAGACCTGGCGGAGTCTTTGGGCCTCAGCCAGTTACAAGTGAAAACATGGTACCAGAACCGGAGGATGAAGTGGAAGAAAATT GTGTTGCAGGGAGGAGGCCTAGAGTCGCCCACGAAGCCCAAAGGCCGACCAAAGAAGAACTCCATCCCCAGCAGCGAGCAGCTGTGTGAGCAGGAGCggtctgctgctgatgctgaccaTCAGTCTGAAGGTGGGAGCGCTCACTTGGAGAACACTCAGGAGGAATGA